A genomic window from SAR324 cluster bacterium includes:
- a CDS encoding ATP-binding protein, whose amino-acid sequence MLVMIADANPESRVQLRNFLENQEHEILIAEDGEKALGTFHEQKEIQVVFSGLMMPKLGGLELMKELKAINRKLPFVVLIPLEFPDMARQALRQGACDFLIRPFTNRDLHRTLKRVNSLMADSRFSNYCLEHSILESRTIEMENDFEYIGSITTFITRNLPRYEILRPEELFTIRIVLKEALENAIVHGNLEMTDVLHRLGFEEMREAIAERREEEPYRNRRIVLSYKISKNSAKYVIRDEGKGFDHDYEAGNQETEEIFQNTGKGLLLITNFMHEVYWNERGNEITMVRYRKRNKS is encoded by the coding sequence ATGCTAGTCATGATAGCCGATGCGAACCCTGAATCGCGCGTGCAGCTACGTAATTTTCTTGAAAATCAAGAGCATGAAATTCTCATCGCAGAGGATGGCGAAAAAGCTTTGGGGACCTTTCACGAACAAAAAGAGATCCAGGTAGTTTTCAGTGGTTTGATGATGCCAAAACTTGGTGGACTCGAACTTATGAAGGAATTGAAAGCTATTAATCGAAAACTACCATTTGTAGTTCTGATTCCTTTGGAATTTCCTGACATGGCGCGCCAGGCCCTTCGTCAGGGAGCTTGTGATTTCTTGATTCGTCCCTTCACCAATCGCGATCTTCATCGGACTCTGAAACGTGTCAACTCCCTAATGGCTGACTCACGCTTCAGCAACTACTGCTTGGAACACTCGATTCTTGAAAGCCGAACCATTGAGATGGAGAATGATTTCGAATATATTGGCTCCATTACCACCTTCATCACAAGAAATCTTCCCCGTTATGAGATTCTAAGACCCGAAGAACTCTTTACAATACGGATTGTACTCAAGGAAGCTTTGGAAAATGCCATTGTCCATGGGAACCTGGAAATGACGGATGTATTGCATCGGCTGGGATTTGAAGAGATGCGCGAAGCAATTGCTGAAAGACGTGAGGAAGAGCCCTATCGGAACCGCAGAATAGTTTTGAGTTACAAAATAAGTAAAAATTCTGCGAAGTACGTGATTAGAGATGAAGGCAAAGGCTTTGATCACGACTATGAGGCGGGGAATCAAGAAACTGAGGAAATTTTTCAGAATACGGGCAAGGGATTGCTCTTAATCACTAACTTCATGCATGAGGTATACTGGAATGAGCGCGGTAACGAAATCACGATGGTTCGCTATCGCAAGCGCAATAAAAGCTAG
- the bamD gene encoding outer membrane protein assembly factor BamD produces MSAVTKSRWFAIASAIKARYSIILLIGLSFLSFACSTVQDTNIRTPARELYNQAVIASEDQFYTEAAELFRKLSTEHSGTQLATLAYLQLGELFFKRTKWDDAEVNYRSFLIRNPNSHLTPYVISQIISLNYERNHYGIFIHERSFDRDMEPNRKIIQEYQRFYLLYRQSNYLEDVTELLRNASNDLAEYEFVVGEYYFSQKAYDSAITRYLYLLKNFPKFERRDQIAERLIDAYENNQQPDRANSIRMILELQSSQST; encoded by the coding sequence ATGAGCGCGGTAACGAAATCACGATGGTTCGCTATCGCAAGCGCAATAAAAGCTAGATATTCAATAATTTTATTGATTGGGCTTAGCTTTCTTTCATTTGCTTGCTCCACTGTTCAAGATACCAATATCCGCACACCGGCTCGAGAGCTATATAATCAAGCTGTCATCGCTTCCGAAGATCAGTTTTATACAGAAGCTGCAGAGCTTTTTCGAAAACTGAGCACTGAACATTCTGGCACCCAATTAGCCACACTAGCATACCTCCAACTTGGTGAACTTTTTTTCAAACGCACCAAGTGGGATGACGCAGAAGTCAATTATCGATCTTTTCTTATTAGAAATCCAAACAGCCATTTGACTCCTTATGTGATAAGCCAAATCATCAGTCTAAATTACGAAAGAAATCATTACGGCATTTTCATTCATGAAAGATCTTTTGACAGAGACATGGAGCCAAACCGTAAAATCATTCAGGAATATCAGAGATTCTATCTGCTCTATCGACAAAGTAATTACTTGGAGGATGTCACTGAATTACTTAGAAATGCCAGTAATGACTTGGCAGAGTATGAATTTGTTGTGGGAGAATATTATTTCTCACAAAAGGCTTACGACTCAGCTATCACAAGATATCTGTACCTTTTGAAAAATTTCCCGAAATTTGAGCGAAGAGATCAAATTGCTGAACGACTGATTGATGCCTATGAAAACAATCAACAGCCTGATCGAGCAAATTCCATAAGAATGATCCTTGAACTTCAATCATCTCAATCAACCTGA
- a CDS encoding tetratricopeptide repeat protein — protein sequence MIFSRLGLLGLTVILASSCATLERLVPNESAEDKNQAQELELPASVKLISENELKKRESNLQAKQNATSKEQNTELKKKILSLEAQLLRQEKAFAELQGQWTTNFSLMEKAVSETLRENQQLIAELQQSVEAMPNTMVASEKPPIRQASTPSQVTPKPITPKLLTSPNSQATTKTLINQPPSIPVVEEVSLASLQQKPKPPPLPEVNALIQKEEKGDIPDQAPQTNLTLEEFSNGSQTNAAEVVDKNKLNTAEIFEDLDLNEPVQPLALQRRPGIKKLYNQGMSAFIQGDYPEAVDVFEGFVEEFEDDVDSDNAYYWIGYSQFKLGKWDAAESAFRKVLQNYEHRPTSQGFKTPDAIYMLGKLAETRKQPERAAYYFKNVLENYPGSAAANNAQEDLRTLR from the coding sequence ATGATTTTTTCCCGTCTAGGTTTACTTGGTTTGACTGTTATCCTAGCTTCAAGCTGTGCGACACTTGAGAGATTGGTTCCTAATGAATCAGCTGAAGATAAGAACCAAGCGCAAGAGTTGGAACTACCCGCTTCAGTTAAACTTATCAGTGAAAATGAACTGAAAAAGCGTGAATCAAATCTTCAGGCAAAGCAGAATGCAACATCCAAAGAGCAAAATACTGAACTCAAGAAGAAAATTTTGAGCTTAGAGGCACAGCTTCTTCGTCAAGAGAAAGCCTTCGCTGAATTACAGGGTCAATGGACTACTAATTTTTCACTGATGGAAAAAGCTGTTTCGGAAACCCTTCGTGAGAATCAACAATTGATTGCTGAACTTCAGCAGAGTGTCGAAGCCATGCCCAATACTATGGTAGCTTCAGAAAAACCTCCAATCAGACAAGCTTCAACACCTTCCCAAGTCACCCCGAAGCCTATAACCCCAAAGCTTCTAACCTCACCAAATTCACAGGCTACTACAAAAACTCTGATCAATCAGCCCCCGAGCATCCCGGTAGTTGAGGAGGTTTCATTAGCATCACTCCAACAGAAACCCAAACCTCCTCCATTACCTGAGGTTAACGCATTGATTCAGAAAGAAGAAAAGGGCGATATACCGGATCAGGCTCCTCAAACAAATCTTACTTTGGAGGAATTTTCAAATGGTTCACAAACCAATGCTGCAGAAGTTGTTGATAAAAATAAATTGAATACAGCTGAAATTTTCGAGGATCTAGACTTAAACGAACCTGTACAGCCCTTGGCCCTTCAAAGGCGACCAGGTATTAAAAAATTATATAATCAGGGAATGTCTGCTTTTATTCAGGGTGACTATCCTGAGGCAGTAGATGTATTTGAAGGTTTTGTGGAGGAATTTGAAGATGATGTCGATAGTGATAATGCGTATTACTGGATCGGCTACTCCCAGTTTAAACTTGGCAAATGGGATGCTGCTGAGTCTGCATTTCGGAAGGTTTTACAAAACTATGAGCATCGTCCAACGTCTCAAGGTTTCAAGACCCCGGACGCAATTTACATGTTGGGTAAATTAGCGGAAACCCGGAAGCAACCCGAACGGGCCGCTTACTACTTCAAGAATGTCTTAGAGAATTATCCTGGTTCAGCCGCTGCTAATAATGCTCAAGAGGATTTAAG